One genomic window of Plasmodium falciparum 3D7 genome assembly, chromosome: 10 includes the following:
- a CDS encoding merozoite surface protein MSA180 — MNRIFYFCLFTILFWLSLVSGENVNNKNCNEKNRKAILLALLKNSLVDNKDYNNSEELKYALEHIQNSELYPKDSKKFDKFIDEFFSYYNIHVNFTDEEKRILHISGVFKEFYVDVDNLNKDEMKEYFKKNYEKGLSLINLIVHSNLIIQQFDHDIIDKKKVHEQNTNTNKTLEYISDNLNDLINFKNIHLNNNSTGDFIIKLYTNYVNYINPYQTNPLPNTPHYYEHKNFHTKEHYIYDEEIVNPNMDNINTHTEEDNVYVSATKGNQKEETEKKENHENNNAINPKYMNYETYYKKIFNAIFEQIDKLNKTLFEIKNKNNSETNENISESNSGNPELNNENSYSVKLSSSSPNSTNKESLIFPYTYYNPYYMFRLTNNFKENDEGLKNENNINNNEDNQNDNMNIVLGKIHNILKDFNINENIMTNKMSAPLIMTIILNFFKKYMAENKFNLPMSSEVENKINKSNNKALLQQSNKDTPIHKKKEIRNKKIQTKVDVIDEKTKKKIANTIYVNVGQSGINGFFNFFDFREKSIDSNIFDLLHVMEDMKIFDIFQTIIFIQKFTENVCASYCMNITDVLELSHYDMIFYDKMVFHFSKDGMMIKTDKKYLYNLKEFENILNLLNINANTIALNCTCKFYVDVNYTYSEQYKMHLKGYLHKMNEFDYINNFSASYLLNQLIIFQDKFNYIKMNGKLPIDDPKNIYNMNNVHDTAYYHNSRYFPTKDMPSLEDNFYEHLKYPDINTIHIYYNASPVKLNEVNDLKTIIIDEIKSKIFYINSYRVGDQFFPTYSNLGKDDHDLEHSAKNFYNISNENGDNTFNNNNNNMDNKKRMYNYNKHKDNDSRYTDNSNKNRDNSNKNRDNYNRNKDKNNTNRDNYNRYKDNNYYYNNSDNNNYNERKRYIRKKTYNKLSYFNLPSLKSIYNNKIKGNSEEFSFDNELPEQTESFPLNKPQDHEAFYNLKKHHTNVYEPNDEEKQNEQKLKDQIKITSDILYKDIEENKNTEDVLLIETITINNGTTSNTIENNKDSNKEAENSNTEQNDNNNNDNNNNINNNNNNNDNKEEDMNENNNNSKVTGDSVENINEQTNNNQYPNTEYNTIQRSINAKYLIFFFKNLHVWKTDLFCQNINYMNNYLNSIQYNKTLTFDINYDTNAVTIYFTDNITYTVKVNLEYLVFLLEKISLITFVEDLCSLFDTDKKRNYKNLTEFLENTERINTFVRNHMMLSNEQFINKNKYAKELAEISTSNLFYPKKDIILRSTPYNNIILDEKDIYQTIFIYMDDMLTEKMVNDTWITPYAFVVYSKSKKDMQGNNIKIEQNKNITKYSRSAIDKYVHYEYKRISENLNRFFMESNSNAPQFNENYKEYTIIIYNDNPSMPNIVLTTTINVFNVSFLQSIMEMLLNIKANQQFFSYKGKFIPINAFITLENKINYIFFNYIPLENYVNNGDALDFRNP; from the coding sequence ATGAAtcgaatattttatttttgtttgtttactATTTTGTTTTGGTTATCTCTTGTATCTGGTgaaaatgttaataataaaaactgTAATGAGAAAAATAGGAAAGCTATTTTATTagctttattaaaaaattcattaGTAGATAATAAGGATTATAACAATAGTGAAGAATTAAAGTATGCATTGGAACATATCCAGAATTCTGAATTATATCCAAAGGATTCGAAAAAATTTGACAAATTTATTGATGAATTTTTtagttattataatattcatgtAAATTTTactgatgaagaaaaaagaatattacatatatcagGTGTCTTCAAAGAATTTTATGTAGATGtagataatttaaataaagatgaaatgaaagaatattttaagaaaaattatgaaaaaggtctttctttaattaatttaatagTTCATagtaatttaataattcaaCAATTTGATCATGATAttatagataaaaaaaaagtacatgAACAAAAcacaaatacaaataaaactttagaatatatatctgataatttaaatgatctaattaatttcaaaaatattcatttaaataataattccaCTGGAGATTTTATTatcaaattatatacaaattatgTGAATTATATTAACCCTTATCAAACAAACCCTTTGCCAAATACACCCCACTATTACGAacataaaaattttcatacgaaagaacattatatatacgaCGAGGAAATAGTTAATCcaaatatggataatataaatacacacACTGAAGAGGATAATGTGTATGTATCAGCTACAAAAGGAAATCAAAAAGAAGAaactgaaaaaaaagaaaatcatgaaaataataatgcaaTTAATcctaaatatatgaattatgaaacatattataaaaaaatattcaatgCCATATTTGAACAAATAGATAAACTAAATAAAACACTTtttgaaattaaaaataaaaataacagtgaaacaaatgaaaatatttctgAATCAAATTCTGGAAATCCAGAATTAAACAATGAAAATAGCTATTCTGTAAAATTGTCCAGTTCGTCACCCAATTCAACTAACAAAGAATCTTTAATCTTTCCATATACTTATTACAATCCATATTATATGTTCAGATTaactaataattttaaagaaaatgatgaaggtttaaaaaatgaaaacaatATCAACAATAATGAAGATAAccaaaatgataatatgaacataGTTTTGGGgaaaatacataatattttaaaagattttaatattaatgaaaatattatgacTAATAAAATGTCAGCACCACTTATAATGACAAtcattttaaattttttcaaaaaatatatggctgaaaataaatttaatctTCCAATGTCATCAGAggttgaaaataaaattaacaaaTCCAATAATAAAGCATTATTACAACAAAGTAATAAAGATACAccaatacataaaaaaaaagaaattagaaataaaaaaatacaaacaaAAGTAGACGTAATTGATgaaaagacaaaaaaaaaaattgcaaATACTATTTATGTAAATGTTGGACAAAGTGGTATTAATggattttttaatttttttgattttagAGAAAAATCTATAGATAGCAATATCTTTGATTTGTTACATGTAATGGaagatatgaaaatatttgatattttccaaactattatatttattcaaaaaTTTACAGAAAATGTATGTGCATCTTATTGTATGAATATTACCGATGTGCTAGAATTATCACACTATGATATgatattttatgataaaatGGTTTTCCATTTTAGTAAGGATGGAATGATGATAAAGAcggataaaaaatatttatataatttaaaagaatttgaaaatatacttaatttattaaatataaatgctAATACCATAGCATTAAATTGTACTTGTAAATTTTATGTAGACgttaattatacatattctGAACAATATAAAATGCATTTAAAAGGATATCTCCATAAAATGAATGAATttgattatattaataatttttcagCATCGTATCTTTTAAAtcaattaataattttccaagataaatttaattatattaaaatgaatgGAAAACTACCTATTGATGatccaaaaaatatatataatatgaataatgtaCACGATACAgcatattatcataattctAGATATTTCCCAACCAAAGATATGCCAAGTTTAGAAGACAATTTTTATGAACACCTTAAATATCCTGATATAAAtactattcatatttattataatgctTCCCCAGTTAAATTAAATGAAGTGAATGATTTAAAAACTATAATTattgatgaaataaaatcgaaaattttctatattaattCTTATAGAGTAGGAGATCAATTTTTCCCAACTTATAGTAATTTAGGAAAGGATGATCATGATTTAGAACATTCAgcaaaaaatttttataacatatctAATGAGAATGGCGATAATACattcaataataataacaacaatatgGATAACAAGAAAcgtatgtataattataataaacataaagaTAATGATAGCAGATATACAGATAATTCTAACAAAAATAGAGATAATTCTAACAAAAATagagataattataatagaaacaaagataaaaataacacaAATAGGGATAATTACAACagatataaagataataattactattataataatagtgataataataactatAATGAAAGAAAACGCTATATTAGGAAAAAAACATACAATAAATTAagttattttaatttaccAAGCTTAaaatcaatatataataataaaattaaggGAAATAGTGAAGAATTCTCATTTGATAATGAATTACCTGAACAAACTGAATCGTTTCCTTTAAATAAACCACAAGATCATGAagcattttataatttaaaaaaacatcATACCAATGTGTATGAACcaaatgatgaagaaaagcaaaatgaacaaaaattGAAGGATCAAATTAAGATTACATcagatattttatataaagatattgaagaaaataaaaatacggAAGATGTCTTATTAATAGAAACTATAACTATTAATAATGGAACTACATCAAATAcaattgaaaataataaggatAGTAATAAGGAAGCAGAAAATTCTAACACTgaacaaaatgataataataacaatgataataataacaacataaataataataataataataatgataataaggaAGAGGATATGAATGagaacaataataattcaaaagTTACAGGTGACAGTGTAGAAAATATCAATgaacaaacaaataataatcaatatCCAAACACTGAATATAATACCATACAAAGATCTATTAATGCAAAATAtttgattttcttttttaaaaatcttCATGTATGGAAAACAGATTTATTTTGCcagaatataaattatatgaataactACCTAAATagtatacaatataataaaactcTCACCTttgatataaattatgacACAAATGCAgtaactatatattttactgaTAATATTACTTATACTGTAAAAGTAAACTTAGAATatcttgtatttttattagaaaaaatatcATTGATAACATTTGTAGAAGATTTATGTTCTCTCTTTGATActgataaaaaaagaaattataaaaatttaactGAATTCTTAGAAAATACAGAACGTATAAATACATTTGTTAGAAATCATATGATGTTGTCTAATGaacaatttataaataaaaataaatatgctAAGGAATTAGCAGAAATATCTACATCTAATCTCTTTTATCctaaaaaagatattattttaaGATCCACACcttataacaatattatattagatgaaaaagatatataccaaactatttttatttatatggatGATATGTTAACAGAAAAAATGGTAAATGATACTTGGATTACACCTTACGCCTTTGTAGTCTATTCAAAATCCAAAAAAGACATGCaaggaaataatattaaaatcgaacaaaataagaatataaccAAATATTCTAGAAGTGCAATTGATAAATATGTgcattatgaatataaaagaatttcAGAAAACCTAAATCGCTTTTTTATGGAATCAAATTCAAATGCTCCTCAatttaatgaaaattataaagaatatacaataattatttataatgataatccATCTATGCCTAATATTGTACTTACTACAACGATTAATGTATTCAATGTTTCTTTCTTACAAAGCATAATGGAAatgttattaaatattaaagcCAACCAACAATTCTTTTCTTATAAAGGAAAATTCATACCAATCAATGCATTCATTactttagaaaataaaatcaacTACATATTCTTTAACTATATACCACTTGAAAATTATGTTAATAATGGAGATGCACTAGATTTTAGAAATCCatag
- a CDS encoding male gamete fusion factor HAP2, putative → MNKRKKTKHLKVNSILRIFFFFFLISFLFSNCKLNDYIRTKYPFIQFVYSYSKKKVCTSSTDDSTCRTVVYGDLDVSNNSVLRLKVLRSEGKGYFVTIRRDYVTISYYLKYMKDIPLKYREVVDIFNNHKYEKYTEKQIKDFTYNCTAIKVEDANNTVGDFAPHYHEYTRGESCICPSYHLFKNDNSIKRAKLKCTYFNMLFTDSAIVYSRHCAIMDLFYFSVYEIDYPPIFNTYIDITIQEYTYDDVSGMSLNKHDLVTKEKKYEINDSMSEIRDDYFDLWLFLRGERHGKRTLINLSNDYVVIPSSPLDDADVIETDVMRNCGLKEDNPALKGCDYKHECNIIHPCLVKAMMLPKYLFDLSGKTCNKLGVSLNKWRNSDGNFCGSSAGYCLSENLFKYYYIHKTSVGNRKPSKYKIKNIYGSEPQTKVYTSAKLPNYLKDKVDSNNNKSYDINDIDNKIFYNENAAAHSHFIDYKYNGNHTVEIKFETNALEVHEIRPVSYGTITHITIPKDCSSNQTNSKECILVVHTWNNNKTIGANFSCHVLCVDKSTQQVATHISPISKINAHIDANKNYAFYFIIKFLINKKITSNCTAILKDADGRECSKLSFNLTSKETINVVESGIVAQPVESEAQINKYDPDVSGASTPTADKCDCYFNLLCYILNLNTCVSYYTKLIKDYLGRFVTIAILIFLAPSLIPLLPFIIKFFISCASLPMKLFSNFSSWMENKKKSNNSTKQNKNYFQRKYENFKKKRTNMKKNKCTSSSVSSLTNVSSISSNNTMNSDIKKDVSFNRIKSNRYNKENHKNKKRKTKGNHSKYSGTSMESTLTNTSPSSTPDNLSESHITSNSNKNNYSSKKKNKCNMLYKKEHSRKSIRKKSMGISEYSS, encoded by the exons atgaacaaaaggaaaaagacAAAACACTTAAAAGTTAATTCTATATTGagaatcttttttttttttttccttatttcttttctttttagtaattgtaaattaaatgattatataagaACAAAATACCCATTCATTCAATTTGTATATTCTTATTCCAAAAAAAAGGTATGTACATCTTCTACAGATGATTCCACATGTCGTACTGTCGTTTATGGAGATTTAGATGTTTCTAATAATTCG GTGTTAAGGTTAAAGGTTTTAAGGTCTGAGGGGAAAGGCTATTTTGTTACTATTCGAAGAGACTATGTAACAATATCTTACTATCTGAAATATATGAAAGATATTCCTTTAAAGTATAGAGAAGTAgttgatatatttaataatcataaatatgaaaaatatacagAGAAACAAATAAAGGATTTTACTTATAATTGTACTGCTATTAAAGTCGAAGATGCCAATAATACTGTAGGGGATTTTGCACCTCATTATCATGAATATACAAGAGGAGAATCTTGTATATGCCCTTCATATcatctttttaaaaatgacaATTCAATAAAAAGAGCAAAATTAAAATGCActtattttaatatgttatttaCAGATAGTGCTATAGTATATAGCCGTCATTGTGCTATAATggatttgttttatttttctgtTTATGAAATTGACTATCCTCCaatatttaatacatatatagatataacaATACaagaatatacatatgatgaTGTATCAGGTATGTCACTGAATAAACATGATTTAGTtacaaaagaaaagaaatatgaaataaatgatTCGATGTCTGAAATAAGAGACGATTATTTTGATCTTTGGTTATTTTTAAGAGGAGAAAGACATGGAAAAAGAactttaattaatttatcaaATGATTATGTTGTTATTCCATCTTCACCTTTAGATGATGCGGATGTAATAGAAACTGATGTTATGAGAAATTGTGGTTTGAAAGAAGATAATCCAGCTTTAAAAGGATGTGATTATAAACATGAATGTAACATTATACATCCATGTTTAGTAAAAGCAATGATGTTACCAAAATATCTTTTTGATTTAAGTGGTAAAACATGTAATAAATTAGGTGTATCGTTAAATAAATGGAGAAATTCTGATGGGAATTTTTGTGGTTCTTCAGCTGGGTATTGTTTATCTGAGAATttgtttaaatattattacatacatAAAACATCTGTTGGGAATAGAAAACCTtcgaaatataaaattaaaaatatatatgggtCTGAACCACAGACAAAAGTCTATACATCTGCAAAATTAcctaattatttaaaagataaggtagatagtaataataataaatcttatgatattaatgatatagataataaaatattttataatgaaaaCGCTGCTGCACATAGTCATTTTATTgattacaaatataatggAAATCATACTGTTGAAATTAAATTCGAAACTAATGCATTAGAAGTACATGAAATCAGACCTGTGTCATATGGAACTATTACACATATTACTATACCAAAAGATTGTTCATCAAATCAAACAAATTCTAAAGAATGTATTCTTGTTGTACATACgtggaataataataaaactatAGGAGCTAACTTCTCTTGTCATGTTTTATGTGTTGATAAAAGTACTCAACAAGTAGCAACACATATTAGTCCCATTAGTAAAATAAATGCACATATTGAtgcaaataaaaattatgccttttatttcattattaaatttttaataaataaaaaaataacaagtAATTGTACAGCAATACTAAAAGATGCTGATGGTAGGGAATGTTCAAAactttcatttaatttaacATCTAAAGAAACAATAAATGTAGTAGAATCAGGAATAGTAGCACAACCTGTAGAAAGTGAAgctcaaataaataaatatgatccTGATGTATCAGGAGCATCTACGCCTACAGCTGATAAATGTGAttgttattttaatttattatgttatatactTAATTTGAATACATGTGTTTCATATTATACtaaattaattaaagatTACCTTGGAAGATTTGTAACGATAgctatattaatttttcttgCACCATCCTTAATACCCCTGTTACCATTTatcattaaattttttatatcatgtGCATCTCTCCCAATGAAATTATTTTCCAACTTTTCTTCTTGgatggaaaataaaaaaaaaagtaataatagtacaaagcaaaataaaaattattttcaaaggaaatatgaaaatttcaaaaaaaagagaacaaatatgaagaaaaataaatgtacatCATCTTCCGTCTCTTCTTTAACAAATGTTTCAAGTATTTCTTCAAATAATACAATGAACAgtgatataaaaaaggacGTATCATTTAATAGGATTAAATCAAATAGGTACAATAAGGAGAatcataaaaacaaaaagaggAAAACAAAAGGTAACCATAGTAAATATAGTGGTACCTCGATGGAGAGTACACTAACAAATACAAGTCCCTCAAGTACACCTGATAATTTAAGTGAATCTCATATAACATCTAAttcaaacaaaaataattattcatcaaaaaaaaaaaacaagtgTAATAtgctatataaaaaagaacattCCAGGAAAagtataagaaaaaaatctATGGGGATATCTGAATATTCTTCTTAA
- a CDS encoding MO15-related protein kinase: MENNSTERYIFKPNFLGEGSYGKVYKAYDTILKKEVAIKKMKLNKISNYIDDCGINFVLLREIKIMKEIKHKNIMSALDLYCEKDYINLVMEIMDYDLSKIINRKIFLTDSQKKCILLQILNGLNVLHKYYFMHRDLSPANIFINKKGEVKLADFGLCTKYGYDMYSDKLFRDKYKKNLNLTSKVVTLWYRAPELLLGSNKYNSSIDMWSFGCIFAELLLQKALFPGENEIDQLGKIFFLLGTPNENNWPEALCLPLYTEFTKATKKDFKTYFKIDDDDCIDLLTSFLKLNAHERISAEDAMKHRYFFNDPLPCDISQLPFNDL; this comes from the coding sequence atggaaaataattcaacagaaagatatatattcaagCCTAATTTTTTAGGTGAGGGTTCCTATGGTAAAGTTTATAAGGCATATGAtacaattttaaaaaaagaagttGCAATAAAGAAGATGAAATTAAATAAGATAAGTAATTATATTGATGATTGTGGTAtaaattttgttttgttaagagaaattaaaataatgaaggaaattaaacataaaaatattatgagtGCTTTAGATTTGTATTGTGAGaaagattatataaatttagtAATGGAAATAATGGACTATGATTTATCTAAGATAATAAATCGAAAAATTTTTCTAACAGATAGTCAAAAAAAGTGTATACTTTTACAAATTTTAAATGGTCTAAAtgtattacataaatattattttatgcaTCGAGATTTATCACCagcaaatatatttataaataaaaaaggagaaGTTAAATTAGCTGATTTTGGTTTATGTACAAAATATGGTTATGATATGTATTCAGATAAACTATTTagagataaatataaaaaaaatttaaatcttACAAGTAAAGTTGTTACTTTATGGTATAGAGCACCAGAATTATTATTGGgaagtaataaatataattcatcTATTGATATGTGGAGTTTTGGTTGTATTTTTGCTGAACTATTACTACAAAAAGCTCTCTTCCCAGGAGAAAATGAAATTGATCAATtaggaaaaatatttttccttttaggTACTCCTAACGAAAATAATTGGCCAGAAGCTCTTTGTCTTCCCTTATATACAGAATTTACAAAAGCTACAAAAAAAGattttaaaacatattttaaaatagatgatgatgattGTATTGATTTGTTAAcgtcatttttaaaattaaatgctCATGAACGTATCAGTGCAGAAGACGCTATGAAACAcagatatttttttaatgatcCTTTGCCATGTGATATATCACAATTACCTTTCAATGATTTGTGA